One Arthrobacter sp. Marseille-P9274 genomic window, CGGGGCGCGCGACCCGCCAGTCCAGCGGGTTCGACGTCAAGAGCTTCGAGGTCCGCGCCCTGCCATCCCGTCCCATCGACGGGCTGCGTCCCGGTATGACGGTCCTGTTCGACTGGCCGCAATGATCCCGCCCGCGCTGGTCGGCGGCTTTCGGCGGGAGGCCGGCTTCCTGCGAAAGAGCTTCTGGGACCTGTCGCTCGTGACATGGATCCCGTTGATCCTTCTCGCCACGGTCGCCATCCAGATGTCGGCCGGGGCCATGCGCGACCTCCCAATCGTGGTGGTCGATCGCGACGGCGGCGGCATCGCCCGCGAGTTGACCCGCCGTCTCGATGCGGCGCCCGGCTTGGCCGTTCTCGAAATAGCACCCGACCTGTCGATGGCGGAAAACGCCGTGCGCGCCCGACAGGCCTATGCAATTGTCCTCATCGATCGGGACACAAGCAGAGAGGTACTCCGCGGCGGCACGGCTCAGGTCATTGCGCTCTACAATGCCAGCTACTCGACACCGGCCGGGTCCGTCATCCGCGAAGTCGGCAGCGTCGTGCAAGGCTATGCCAGCTCGCTTGCGTCGCAGCAGAGCGCGGCCGTGCTGGGGCCTGGGAGGGTTCGCAGGCCACCCATCGCGGTACGCTCGACCGTTCTCTTCAATCCGCAGGGCAGCTACGAAATTCAGCTGGTGGCGCTGCTTCATCCCGCATTGCTGCATCTGATCTTCATGGTGGCGATCACCGGCGCGCTCGGGCGGGAGCTTCGCGACGGAACGATCGGGGACTGGCTTGCAGACTGCTCGCGACGCGAGGCGGCCTGGGCCGTTTGCGGCAAATTGCTGCTCTACGTCCTCATCTTCATGGGCTGGGGGATCGCAGCGATCGCCTATCTGGCTGGTCTGCGAGGCTGGCCGATCGCTGGCAGCCCGCTGCTGATCGGCGCCGGCTATGCGGTGATGTACATGGCATATGTCGGTGTCGGGCTTCTATTCGTCGGTCTTACTCTAACGATGAGCAGCGCGCTTTCGGCGGCTGGCCTCTACGCGGGAGCCTCCTTCGCGTTCGCCGGGGCGGTATTCCCGGTCGAGTCCGCCTCCGGCTTTGCTCGGGTATGGAGCGCGCTGCTTCCTTATTCTTCCTTTGCCAAGCTGCTTTCGGAGCAGTGGATCATGGGTTCGGCGGCATCAGTGTCACTGCGACAGATCATCGTCATGCTACCATTCGTGATCGTCGGTCTTGCCGTCGGACTGCCGCGCTACCTTGCCGCGGCGAAGCAGCCGGAAACCTGGGGCCGCCGGTGATACGCAACGCCTTCCTCGGCACGTTCCGTGCCATCCTCTCGGACCGATCCGCGCTCCTGCTGCTGATCGGATCGGCCATCATCTATTCGTTCTTCTACCCGGCCGCTTATTCCGGCGAGGTGCCGAGGCGACTGCCCATCGTCGTTGTCGATCTCGACCATACCGGTTCGAGCCGCTCGCTCCTGATGAAGCTCCCGGCCCTTCAGCAGGCCGAGCTCATCGCCTCCCTATCGTCTCCTCGAGAGGCTTACGGATGGGTGCAATCTCGCCACGCGGACGCGGTGATCGTCATCCCGGACGGCTACGAGCGGAACATCCTGCGTGGTGGCCAAGGCACGATCGCGCTGTATGGCAATGGTGCCTATCTTCTTCGTAGCAGCACCTCGCTCGGCAGCATCGCCGCTGCCATTTCGGCGGTCGGTCGCGAGGCAGGGATGGATCAGGCGATGGCCGCCGGCGCGACGGCGCCACCGGCCTTGTCGCTCGTGCAACGACCGCTCTTCAACACGCGCGAAGGCTATGGAAGCACGGTCGTTCCGGGCGTCGCGTTCCTGATCATTCATCAGACGCTGCTGATGGGTCTCGCTCTGCTTGCCGGGACGATGAGGGAACGGCAGGGCCGCCGACGCTTCACTCGCAGGGAGTTCTTCGGCATCGCACTGGCATTCGTATCAATTGGTCTCCTCGACGTGGCCTACTACACTGGCTTCGTTTTCTGGTTTCAGGACTACCCACGTGCTCAGGCGGCCCCTCTCACCCTCATCGTCGCAGCAATCGCGTTCGTCGCGGCAACCGTCGCCGGGGCAATGGCGCTTGCCAGCTTCTTCAAGACTCGCGAGCGGCCGATCCAGCTCTGGATCGTGACATCCCTGCCAATCTTCTTCCTCTCCGGCTTGTCATGGCCCTCGGAGGCAACGCCGGGATGGCTCGTCGCAGCGTCACGGATGCTTCCCACGACCCCGGGGATACATCTGATGGTGGGGGTCAACCAGATGGGTGGAAGCCTTCGGCAATTATCAGGCGAAGTGGTGAACCTCTTCGGGCTCACCGTTTTCTACGGCTGGATCGCATATGCCCGCTTTGTTCGGCCAAGTTAGCCAACATCGCCGCACACGAGATTGCACGTGCTTTTTTTATCAACCAAACAGTCTAGGATCGTTGAGCGCATGATGCAGCGTTCGTGACACGCTGGCGTCACGAGCCTCATGCCTCGGGAGAGGCGCACTGCTCAAAATGTGACACCATCAAGGCTGAGATATTCACCGGCGATCCAGGCTATAACGACCCAATTTCGGTGGTTCAATCGCGGTAATAGCGCTCCCGAAAGCGGTCGTCCGTTCACCTGCCAGTCGGTAGTCTGCGGCTGGGCAAAGAGCGGTGGCCGGTGATGGGCAACCGCATTTCGAGCGAAATTTCGGGTGTGGATCGGCGTGGAAAAAGGACCCCGGCAGCGGGGTGATCGGCGTCGAAAAAGGACCCCTCATCCCGGTGGTCTAGGCTGCTCGCTTGGCGGTGTGTCAGGCGGCGAGATCGGGATGCTGGTATTGGAGACGGTGTTGAGGATCCGGCGCGAGCACGCGTCTGGGAAGGCCATCAAGGCGATAGCGCGGGACCTGCACCTGTCGCGCAAGGTGGTGCGTAAGGCGATCCGGGCGCCGGAGGCGGACATGGGGTATCGGCGGGAGGTACAGCCGCTGCCTAAGCTGGGGCCGTTTCAATCGCGACTGGACGCGTTGCTGGAGGAAGATGAGGCACGGCCGCGGCGGGAGAAGCTGCGCCTCACCCGTATCCACGACCTGCTGCTACGCGAGGGGTTCGACGGCTCGTATGATGCGGTGCGCCGTTATGCGGCGCGCTGGCGGCAGGCGCGGCGTCGCGACGTAATGAATGCGCCGGCGTTCATCCCGCTGCTATTCCGGCCGGGCGAGGCTTACCAGTTCGACTGGAGCCACGAGGACGTCGAGATCTCGGGCAAGCCGATGCGCGTGAAGGTCGCGCATGTCCAGCTGTGCGCGTCGCGGACGATGTATCTGCGCGCCTAAGCGCGCTCGCCGGAACACTCGTTGCGACCGCACTGATGCTTGCCGCACTGGCAGTTGCCGCATCACGGTTCATCGTTACGCCGCGTGCCGAACAAGCGCCGCTTTTCGTCGTGCCGCGCGGTATTGTGGTTCTCCTGGCGCTACTCGCCGCGATTACCTTCCTGACGGAGGGGGCTATCTCGACTGGGGTGCGCTGCTCCTTGCCGGCAAGGGATTGCTGGCACCCGATCAAGCGGGCCTTGGATATAGTGTCTTCGCTATTGCGATGACCGCAGGGCGGCTCACCGGCGATCGGGTGGTGGCTCGAATTGGTGATCGTCAGACCATGTTTTGGGGCGGCTTGCTGGCGCTCATGGGCTACGGGATCATGCTGCTCGCACCGGTTGCCGTGGTCGCCATGTTGGGTCTGATGTTGATCGGACTTGGTGCATCGAACACGGTGCCGGTATTGTTTCGCCAGGCTGGCGCACAGAACGCGATGCCGCCTGAGCTTGCCGTCGCCTCGATTACGACGGTTGGCTACGCCGGCATCCTGGCAGGTCCGGCTGCGATCGGTTTCGTCGCGGGGCATACCGGCCTAACGGCCGCTTTCTGGATGCTGGCGGCTCTACTCTGCCTTGTACCACTATGCGCGAGAGCGGCAGTGGCAAAAGCTTCAGCTTGAGGATGGCGTAGTTATAGGAACACCTATCCTGGGCTGACCTTTCGTTGTCCCAAAATTAGCATCCCAATGGGAAAACCTCGACCGTATCGATAGACGTGTCTTCCAGGTAGAGAACGAGAAGGAAGAACGCGGATGAGGAGTCTGATCTGGGTCGCGCCGCTATGCGCTGGTCTCGGCGCTTGCAACGCCACCCCCGATCCGATCGGCCTTCAGCCGGGCGAGACGCTGTTGTCGGTGACGGGCACCGGCCGCACCGAGGCGACGCCTGACCAGGCGCTGTTCACCGCCGGCTTGTCGAGCATCGCCGCGGATGCCCGCGGCGCGTCCGAACGGAACGCTCGCACCATGACCGCGATCACGCAGGCACTGGCAAAGTTAGGCGTCGCCCAACGGGATATCCAAACTCGCAATCTGTCGGTGAACCGCATCACTTGGGGCGCGAACAAGGGACAGTACGAGGTCGCCAACAGCGTCACCGTTCGGATGCGCGACACCGGCAAAGTAGGCGCGGCGATCGCCGCCGTCACTGACGCCGGTGCCAACATCGTGTCCGGCCCCGACCTTTCGGTCGCCGATCCGGAAAAGGCGAACCTCACCGGCTACGGAAATGCCTACAAAACCGCACGCGCGAAAGCGGACGCATATGCCGCCGCGGCCGGGCTGCATATCGTGCGGGTGCTTTCGATCCGGGATGGCGGCACTGGCGGCGAATTACCGCAGGCCGGCGATATGACGGCGATGCCCGTAGCACCGCCGCCCGTGGTCGCGATGCAGAGCGCCGCCCCGCCCGTCATGGCCGGCACGAACAACGGCGTGGTCGCGGCGCGGGTCGATTTCGCGCTCGCGCCGAAGTGACCAACAGTCGTTCGGATATCACCAGCACCCTTAGACATAGGTTTTGAGAAGCCGACTACATTCTCTCTTCACCATCCTTTGCGGGAATTTCGATCGTGACAACGCGCCGCCCGCCGGCCGGGTCGAAGACGGCGAATGAGTTGGCTAAGAGCCCTGGCTCGGGTGTTGCTTGCTCAGGCGACGTACGACCGACACAAGCTTCGCGAGCGTTGGGTCGCGGATCGGTTCGGTGACGCGGAGTTCGCGACTGCGGCCGGCGATGGTCAGCCCAACCGTATAGGTGCGCGCATCCGGCCCCGCGCTGTCGTTTGCAGGCGTGCAGCTGAAGAAGTCCGCCTGATCGGCGAGACTGGCGATCTCCTGACTTTCCGGGGTGGTGAGATCGTCAAACGAGACCGTCTGCTCCTTCGCCAGTCCGGGGAAATGGGCAAGACCGCCCTCGATGCACAAGCGGATCTCACCTTTTATCGTCTCGTCCAAGGCCTTGCCCTTCTGCATCAGATCACTCCAACTATGCTCCGGGCCTCGGTGGCAGCGGCGCATCGTACAGGTTTATCCAGCGCATGCCCATGCGTTGCCATGCTTTAGGAGCAGAGCGCCTCACCATAGCACTTGTGCGACCTTGCCGTTCTGCATAACATCATATCTGAATTATTGAAGGTGTGCACACGTGCATATTATCACGCTTGCAGCTCAAAAGGGTGGGGTTGGCAAAACGACGCTCGCGGTGAATTTGGCGGTCGCTGCTGAAGCGGTCGGGATCAAGACGGCTCTCTTTGATCTCGACCCGCAGGAGAGCGCGACCGCTTGGAGCGAGCGACGAACGGCCGAGCTGCCGCACGTCGAGCCAATCAGTGCAAGACGCCTCGACCAAGCGATTGATGCGGCTGAGGCCAACGGCTTTGCACTTACTATCATCGACACACCGCCAGCGGCGGGCGCGGAAGCCGCCGCAGCGGCGCAGCGTGCCGATCTGGTCGTTATCCCCTGCCGTCCGTCATTGATCGATCTCGATGCAATTAAGCGCACGGCACAGCTTATCACCAGCACGGGGCGAACGGGCGTGGTCGTGCTGAACGCCGCCCCCCCTACGGCAACCACGTTGCTGGACGATGCCAGAACGCTTGCCGAGGCGACAGGCTTGCGGGTGGCGCGTGCCGTATTGCGGGAGCGCAGCGCCTACCGAGCGGCATGGCCTTACGGCTTGGGCGTCATCGAGCATGAGCCGAAGGGCAAGGCTGCCTTTGAGATTGCAGCCTTGCAGAAGCACATATTTGATGATGTGATGAATTGCACACCTGCAAATGTGAAGGCTTGATTATGGCGAAACGGACTTCCCTGTTGGGGCCGGCAGTAGCGTCCCCCTCCCCTCGCAACCCAGAGCCGGACCATAAGTCGGCTCCGTCGACCTCGCCATCGAGTGCAGCACGGTCGAGTGGCAAGCGACCGGGAAAGTATCACCTCGGCGCATATTTCGATCCGGCCGATCCTACGGCGGAGGCGTTTCGCGTATTGGCAGCGCGGACCCGGCGCAGTCACCAGGATCTCCTTGCCGAGGCGATCAGCGAACTGGTCGCCAAGTATGATGCCGACAAGCAGTTCGGCCGTGCGTGATAATGTGCACATCTGCAATTGTGCAGGACGGCAGGATTGAAGCGACATGACCAAGCGTCAGAATCCCAACCCCGAGTTTGATCTATTCATCCCGTTGATGGGCGACCTCCCGCTGAAGGATCAGCGGGAGACGATGGAGCGGCCGTTCTTCTCGCTCCAGAAGCGCAAGCGGGTGAAGCCGATCGAATATAGCAGCCCGAACGGCGAGACATGGGTGAAGATCGAGGCGATCCCTGCCTACGGCATGGCGACGATCTGGGACGCCGATATCCTGATATGGGCGGCGTCCACACTCAACCGAATGCGGGAGCAGGGGGTCAACGACCTTCCCCGGACACTTAAAACAACGTCCTATGACCTGTTGCGGGCGATCAAGCGCGACACCAGCGGCCGGGCCTATCAGGAGTTGCAGGCCGCACTCCAGCGGCTTCAGACGACCTCCATATCGACCTCGATCCGCGCGCCCAAGCGGCGGACCAAGGCCGGTTTCAACTGGCTCGACAAATGGACGCTGGAGGTGGACCCAGACACCGACCAACCGCGTGGGATGACCATTACGCTGTCGGATTGGGTGTATGAGGGGATTATGGGGGAGCGGTCGCTGCTCACCATGCACCAAGATTATTTCCTGCTGACCGGGGGGCTGGAACGCGCCCTGTATCGTATCGCGCGCAAGCACGCCGGCAACCAGAAGGGCGGGTGGACGTGTCGCGTCGAGGTGCTGCGCGACAAGACCGGTAGCGACAGCAAACCCAAAGAGTTCAACCGGATGCTCCGCAAGGTGGTGGAGGCTGACCAGCTCCCTGACTATGCGATGCAGATGGCTGCAACAGCCGATGGCAGTCCTGCCGTGCTGTTTCGACTTCGGGGTGAAGCGGAGGCGCTGGCACTGACTGCCAAGTTGGAAGCCGAGCAAGAGCGGCGGAACCGATTCGATGCCGATCGCCGCCGCGCCGCCGAGGTGGACGCCCTGATGGACAAGCTCGCCGGAGAACGCTGACTATCGTGGTATCACACACCGCAAGGCCCATCCGTATCAGAGGTGGAGGCGGGCAGCAGGCGTTGAGAGTGCGGATCGAGCAATAATCTACCCGCAAAGAGGCAAGCGATCATCGTGGGATCACACACCCGGGCGTCGTGGGATCACACACCGCACTATCGTGGGATCACACACCGAATCACGTGGGATCACACACCGGACAGCCTCTCAAGATATTACGAAGACACGGTTTTTTGGCCGCTTTTCGACACTTAACCTTCTTAACGATTCCTATTTAACAGAATCACTTAACCCCAAGACCCGGCTAAAAAGGAAGGAAAGGGAATGCGGAATTGCCCCTTGGGGCAATGAGCCTTCGTTGCGTGCCGGCTATCGCCGTCACAGAAGCGGCCTGACGGCCGCAGGCTTCCGAAAGAAGCCAAGCCGATCCGGCGGTGTGTACATGTCAGCGTCACGCTCGTTGAAAGGGCAGGGTAGGGAGATACCCCGAACCGATCGTCGGTTTAGCCGGTGTGTGCAATCGCGCCGGATCGTAGAGGCCATCGAACTCGCGTTCGGTATTGTAGCAGATGTTCGCAACGTCGACCGGGTGGGCGTTATCGTTGGCAGATGCGCCTGGGTATCGCCTCAATGAGCGGTCCTGAGCTGTGATTACGAGCAGTTTTGAGACAGAAGCTCGCCGAGCAAAGCCACCGGATCGACCCCGATCGCCGAGGCGACCGCGACATATTCATCCACGCTCAACTGGCGCTCACCGGTTTCGTAACGCGATACATAGGCCTGCTGCCATCCGAGCCGCTTCGCGAGGTCAACCTGACGAAGCCTGGCGTCCCGCCGTGCCACGGTCAGCGCAGCGACGATGCGGGCGTGCAGATCAGATGGGACAGGGGAAGCGGGCACACCGAAGCATCTAGACCGGCTTGAGCAATATACGGAAAGCGTATATAGTCCAGGCTTCCGATCGGGAGTGCTGACATGAGACTGTTCGAGCGCATCGCCACCTGGTTCGAAGACTGGACACTCCCGGCCCGCCCGGGGATCGGCAGCGACGTCATGGACATCAATCCGGCGACCGGATTGCCGACGATCGCGGGAACGGGGACTCCCGACGTCGCCGGCAATCCCTATGGTTCTATCCGGTCGCACGATTACGAGTCCGACTGGCAGCGTCACGATCGCTGGGACAGCGGTGCTCATGACCATTTCCAGCATCACGACAGCTGGTCGGCGAGCAGCCATGATCCCTGGCGTGACTGAACGCGTCCCGGTGGCTGACCGGCTGATCGCGCGATGGGAAGTGAGCCAGCTGAACGTCGTCCCTTATGCGATCAGCGCCATATCCTTCCTGCCGATGCTGATCATGACGATCGGTATCGCCAAGGCGATCGGCGCCAGACCGGTCGTCGCCGGACGGGGCATGCTCGTCATCTGGGTAGCCCTGTTCGCAACCGAGATGGCGCGAGGGATCTGGACGCTGCGGCACCGTTACGCCTCGCCGCGCTGGCTGTGCGCGGTTCGTGCCGCGGTCGGTGACGACCTGGCCGTTTACGCGCTCGCCGAGCTGATGCGCCAGCATCGGTACGAACCCGATTACGTCCTTCTGAGATCCGACATGACCAGCGCGGTCCAGCAGGAGTACGCCCGGCGCAAGGACGCGGCACGACTCGCCGAGGGTATCCGGGTGATGGAGGAACCGGATCCTGCCCCGGGTTCGGAGCCGGAAGGCAGCGATCCCCGGATCGGCGAAGATCAACGCGCCCGGGCACGCGAGCGTCGTGCCGCCAGGAAGATACTGGCGGCGGCAGCGCCAGTGACAGGCGATATGTCCTGCGGCTCATCCTGAACCGGTTGCCGCACCGTCGAGAAGACGGTCCGGGTAGAATGACAGTTCGCTTGCTGGCCGGCTGACACGCCGGCCCGGGTGCCCCGCCGGAAGCCGGAATGAATGCCGGAGCATCACGACATCGATACGGCGGCATCCGGATCGTGCAGGGAAGGAGCACACACCACGCTATGGATAGCGGCCGTGTTTCGAGCGTAAAGCCTTGGTTTATCATTGCTGTAGCAGGATATCGGCTGTGCTGCGGGTTCCGCGAAAGCTGCCTCGTGACGTGCTACAAGGGCGCTACAGCGCTACGAAGGCCGTGATTTACCGGGCTGCGCAGCGACATGAGGGTCGCAAGCAAGCGACCCGTTCGGAGGCACGGCCCATCTCCCGAGGGGCGTCATGGACAAGACTGATGGGTCAGCACCGGCCGATGCGAACCCGGCTGCGCGCGCTTGTTTCCGTGCGGTCAGGACGTGCCGGACGGCCGTGCGCGGAAGCGGCGCGGGTCGAAGAACCAGATCAGCATGACCGCGCCGGTGACAGCTGCGGCGACCCAGCAGGCAGCCGCGAGGGCAGGGGCATAGCCCAGCAGACGGGCCGCCAGACCTGCCAGCAGCAGGCCTGTGCACAGCGCCGCCAGTCGGCGCACGACCGGCCAGTTGCGTCGCTCGAACCCGACCCGCCGCGTCTCGGCCGTCCAGGCCGCCAGCTGTTCATCTCTGGATCTGCCCATCTTCAGTCCCCCAGCGACAAGGCGAGCAGCGTACCGCGCAGCTGCTTGCGGTTGGCGGCGCCCGCGTCCGCGCCTCCGTCGTATAGCACGCGCGCGAGCGCCTGGCTGCGTTCGTCGGGCAGCTTCAGCCCGACGTCCCTGCAGACGGCGTCCACGTCGTCGCGCAGGCGATCGAGCCGGTCCCAGTCGACCGGCCCGAAATAGCTCCGGGGCACGGTGTCCTCGCCCAGGATCACCCATTCGGGATCGACATCGTAATCGCGCCGGAGCTTCGCCAATAGGGCGACAGGCGGCTCGGCCCCGCCCAGCTCCCAGCTGACCAGTGCGCGCTTGGAATAGCCCAGCGCCTTCGCGAACGCGTCCTGTCCCAACCCGGTCCTGAGCCGTACCGCCTTGATCCGCTCACCGATGGTGGATGCACCGCTCACGTCGTCATGACTTATTGCATTATCCTGCCTGCTATGGCGCAATCGTGCCACTTTGCTATCATGGCACGGGTATGGTGCCGGCGACCAGCATTACGCCGGACAAGGGCAGAGATTTCATGGGCGGTCAGGTCAATGTACGGCTTGGGGACGACGACGATGCGGACCTCACCCGGTGCGCGGCCGAGCGTGGTGTCGAGCGTGCGACCCTGGCCAAATCGTTCGTTCGTGAATGTCTTGATGCGTGGCGGGAGGGGCGGGCCGTATTCGACCGGCCCGAGCAACTGGGGCCCGGTGACGTCGTCGCCTTCGGCGCCAGGCTGGACAAGGCGGTCATGGAGATCGACCGCATCGCCCAAAGCTGGGCGGCGCACGAGAGCGACATGCACAGGCTGGAGCGCGAGGATCAGCTGGCGCTGACGCGAGCCCGGACCGAGTTCATCAAGGGCATGCCGGAGCGCATCACCGCCAGCTTCAATCCGATCAGGGCGGAGATGCGGTTGCTTGCCGAACGGATCGACAGGCATCCCCGTCTGGATGCCATCGACGAACGGCAGCGCGACCACACCGAGGCGTTACGGGAGAACACCGCCGCCATCAGGAGCCTCGAGCAGCAGCCCCGGACAAAGGTCAGCTACACCGTCTGGGACAGGGACTGGTCGGGTCGCAAGGTGGGTGTGGCGCTGTCGGTCGTCTGGTTGCTCTGCGTCGGCAGCTATTTCTTCGCCGCGATGGCGCTGCCGCCGTCGTGGTTCGCCGTCCGCTCGGCCAACTATCTGTTGGGCGGGGGGGATCAGGCGGTTTGCGCGCTGGTGAACTACCGGCTCGCGACCGACAGCTGCCGGACGCAGTTCGAGGGCAAGGCAGGCAAGGTTGTGGTGCGGGCGAGGCCCGGCACGTCGCAGGGCCGACAATGATCTCGGTTGCTGCGGTCGGTTCGGCCTCCGACGCAGCCGCCTATTACGCCCGGGACAATTATTACACCGCCGATCAGGCCGAAGGCGCCAGCGCCTGGGCAGGCGAGGGGGCGGCCGAGCTGGGCCTGTCCGGGCCGGTCGACGCGGAGCAGTTCGAGAAGGTGCTCGCCGGCGAACTCCCCAACGGCGTCGTGCTGGACGCCAAACGGGGTGAGCACCGGGCGGGATGGGACGTTACCATGTCCGTGCCCAAGTCGGTGTCGATCCTGGCGCTGGTAGGCGGTGACGCTCGGTTGGTGACCGCGGTGCGGGAGGCTGCTGCTGCGACCCTTGCCTGGACGGAGCGCAACATCGCGGAAGGGCGGGTCTGGAACGGCAGGGGACAGGCGCCCGAGACGACCGGGCGGTTCGTGGCCGCGACCTTCCTTCACGACGTGAACCGCAGCGGCGAGCCGCAGCTACACGTCCACAACGTCATCGCCAACGCGACCCGCACCGCCGACGGCAAGTGGCGGGCGCTGCACGCGGACCAGTTGTACGAGCGCCAGCACGTCATGGATGCGGTGTTCCTGTCTGCGCTCCGCAGCCGTGTCGAGACGCTCGGCTTCGCCACCATTC contains:
- a CDS encoding ABC transporter permease, whose translation is MIPPALVGGFRREAGFLRKSFWDLSLVTWIPLILLATVAIQMSAGAMRDLPIVVVDRDGGGIARELTRRLDAAPGLAVLEIAPDLSMAENAVRARQAYAIVLIDRDTSREVLRGGTAQVIALYNASYSTPAGSVIREVGSVVQGYASSLASQQSAAVLGPGRVRRPPIAVRSTVLFNPQGSYEIQLVALLHPALLHLIFMVAITGALGRELRDGTIGDWLADCSRREAAWAVCGKLLLYVLIFMGWGIAAIAYLAGLRGWPIAGSPLLIGAGYAVMYMAYVGVGLLFVGLTLTMSSALSAAGLYAGASFAFAGAVFPVESASGFARVWSALLPYSSFAKLLSEQWIMGSAASVSLRQIIVMLPFVIVGLAVGLPRYLAAAKQPETWGRR
- a CDS encoding ABC transporter permease, with protein sequence MIRNAFLGTFRAILSDRSALLLLIGSAIIYSFFYPAAYSGEVPRRLPIVVVDLDHTGSSRSLLMKLPALQQAELIASLSSPREAYGWVQSRHADAVIVIPDGYERNILRGGQGTIALYGNGAYLLRSSTSLGSIAAAISAVGREAGMDQAMAAGATAPPALSLVQRPLFNTREGYGSTVVPGVAFLIIHQTLLMGLALLAGTMRERQGRRRFTRREFFGIALAFVSIGLLDVAYYTGFVFWFQDYPRAQAAPLTLIVAAIAFVAATVAGAMALASFFKTRERPIQLWIVTSLPIFFLSGLSWPSEATPGWLVAASRMLPTTPGIHLMVGVNQMGGSLRQLSGEVVNLFGLTVFYGWIAYARFVRPS
- a CDS encoding SIMPL domain-containing protein: MRSLIWVAPLCAGLGACNATPDPIGLQPGETLLSVTGTGRTEATPDQALFTAGLSSIAADARGASERNARTMTAITQALAKLGVAQRDIQTRNLSVNRITWGANKGQYEVANSVTVRMRDTGKVGAAIAAVTDAGANIVSGPDLSVADPEKANLTGYGNAYKTARAKADAYAAAAGLHIVRVLSIRDGGTGGELPQAGDMTAMPVAPPPVVAMQSAAPPVMAGTNNGVVAARVDFALAPK
- a CDS encoding protealysin inhibitor emfourin; amino-acid sequence: MQKGKALDETIKGEIRLCIEGGLAHFPGLAKEQTVSFDDLTTPESQEIASLADQADFFSCTPANDSAGPDARTYTVGLTIAGRSRELRVTEPIRDPTLAKLVSVVRRLSKQHPSQGS
- a CDS encoding ParA family protein, whose amino-acid sequence is MHIITLAAQKGGVGKTTLAVNLAVAAEAVGIKTALFDLDPQESATAWSERRTAELPHVEPISARRLDQAIDAAEANGFALTIIDTPPAAGAEAAAAAQRADLVVIPCRPSLIDLDAIKRTAQLITSTGRTGVVVLNAAPPTATTLLDDARTLAEATGLRVARAVLRERSAYRAAWPYGLGVIEHEPKGKAAFEIAALQKHIFDDVMNCTPANVKA
- a CDS encoding ribbon-helix-helix domain-containing protein, producing the protein MAKRTSLLGPAVASPSPRNPEPDHKSAPSTSPSSAARSSGKRPGKYHLGAYFDPADPTAEAFRVLAARTRRSHQDLLAEAISELVAKYDADKQFGRA
- a CDS encoding replication initiator protein A; the encoded protein is MTKRQNPNPEFDLFIPLMGDLPLKDQRETMERPFFSLQKRKRVKPIEYSSPNGETWVKIEAIPAYGMATIWDADILIWAASTLNRMREQGVNDLPRTLKTTSYDLLRAIKRDTSGRAYQELQAALQRLQTTSISTSIRAPKRRTKAGFNWLDKWTLEVDPDTDQPRGMTITLSDWVYEGIMGERSLLTMHQDYFLLTGGLERALYRIARKHAGNQKGGWTCRVEVLRDKTGSDSKPKEFNRMLRKVVEADQLPDYAMQMAATADGSPAVLFRLRGEAEALALTAKLEAEQERRNRFDADRRRAAEVDALMDKLAGER
- a CDS encoding helix-turn-helix transcriptional regulator; translation: MPASPVPSDLHARIVAALTVARRDARLRQVDLAKRLGWQQAYVSRYETGERQLSVDEYVAVASAIGVDPVALLGELLSQNCS
- a CDS encoding helix-turn-helix transcriptional regulator produces the protein MSGASTIGERIKAVRLRTGLGQDAFAKALGYSKRALVSWELGGAEPPVALLAKLRRDYDVDPEWVILGEDTVPRSYFGPVDWDRLDRLRDDVDAVCRDVGLKLPDERSQALARVLYDGGADAGAANRKQLRGTLLALSLGD